A window of Diabrotica virgifera virgifera chromosome 9, PGI_DIABVI_V3a contains these coding sequences:
- the LOC126892444 gene encoding uncharacterized protein LOC126892444: MSTLRNNIYLVGVMKNQICGSKLPCKRDVLSVLFYNMRVVNLNLNDSSALVIDEVVVFWKKARIPVQNRSNCILKLKSLYDNVRNLEKSKNRDTERQREKENDFKEALDNLFDIATLNALNEIKIAEDREFLIKQREKGRVGCMLGVDIKLLRKEKRKEERTAAELKRKEDLLENSSCSIGHFEMEDKEHEDSQKKVINQDNSEDDIYFISESQQGPSSNKRGRKTLMTPRLAAALDKCKVSDRDAMHIISAVLEALNIDITEFVLNRSSIKRNREILRKIKYSSIKSVGNDANFIEVHWDSKLLPDITKNEKIDRLPVIAVGLDFEQLLGVPGIASSAGSEVCSAVFHITDEWNLTEKIQAFCFDTTASNTGRIKGAAVLLQQRLGRDILWLPCRHHIFEVVLAGVFTRTKAIVTSGPEIAQFKALKENWKNIDKMKFLDYTSDEAVYNALKDVAPEIIYFVKQKLAEEQPRDDYKEFLQLTLIFLGDKTNVSFRAPGAYHLARWMAKAIYCLKLFLFRDQMKMRKDNSKLNAEICVFVVYCYVEAWFSATNTTGAPLNDIYFLRKLVIFKNINENIATIAITKFLNHLWYLSEECAAMAIFDDRIERVEKIRMAQKIMECASKNIETVNEKEEENEETEVIEKKLSLQIRDVQNFVQKDLPTELLSANSLQLFKRFGICVEFLQDDPLNWENREDYRTGKNIISTLKCTNDIAERGVKLIEDYNEKMTKNEHQKQFLIQVVQEYRREFPVATKGGLLKSKICI; encoded by the exons ATGTCCACTTTGCGGAACAATATTTATCTAGTTGGAGTGATGAAAAATCAAATCTGCGGTAGTAAATTACCATGTAAACGAGATGTTTTGAGTGTACTTTTTTATAACATGAGAGTGGTAAATTTAAATCTTAATGACAGCAGTGCTTTAGTTATTGATGAAGTGGTcgttttttggaaaaaagcaAGAATCCCAGTTCAAAACCGTTCAAActgtattttgaaattaaaatcttTGTACGATAATGTCAGAAATttagaaaaatctaaaaatagaGATACTGAACGGCAGAGAGAAAAAGAAAATGATTTTAAAGAAGCTTTAGACAACCTTTTCGATATTGCCACCTTAAATGCGTTAAATGAGATTAAAATCGCCGAAGATAGAGAATTTTTAATTAAGCAAAGGGAGAAAGGTAGAGTAGGTTGTATGTTGGGAGTAGATATCAAATTATTACGTAAGGAAAAGCGGAAAGAAGAACGCACAGCTGCAGAGTTGAAAAGAAAAGAAGATTTGTTGGAAAATTCTAGTTGTTCGATTGGACATTttgaaatggaagataaagaaCACGAAGATTCACAGAAAAAAGTGATAAATCAAGACAACAGTGAAGATGACATATATTTCATATCGGAATCTCAACAGGGTCCATCTTCAAACAAGAGAGGACGAAAGACGTTAATGACACCTCGCCTGGCCGCTGCCTTGGACAAATGTAAAGTGAGTGACAGGGATGCAATGCATATTATTTCTGCCGTCCTAGAAGCTCTTAATATAGATATCACCGAGTTTGTTCTCAATAGATCGTCTATCAAAAGAAATAGAGAGATTTTgcggaaaataaaatattcatcaataaaaTCGGTAGGAAATGATGCAAATTTTATTGAAGTGCATTGGGATTCCAAATTATTGCCTGATATcacaaaaaatgagaaaattgaTCGGCTTCCTGTGATCGCGGTTGGTTTAGATTTTGAACAATTATTAGGAGTACCTGGAATTGCATCATCAGCAGGATCGGAAGTTTGCTCTGCTGTGTTCCATATCACTGATGAATGGAATTTAACCGAAAAAATTCAAGCCTTTTGTTTTGATACTACAGCATCAAACACTGGACGTATAAAAGGAGCTGCAGTTCTGCTTCAACAAAGGTTAGGGCGAGATATTTTGTGGCTTCCATGCCGACACCATATATTTGAGGTCGTTTTGGCTGGTGTATTCACGAGGACAAAAGCAATTGTAACATCCGGCCCTGAAATTGCTCAATTCAAAGCACTTAAAGAAAACTGGaagaatattgataaaatgaaatttttagatTATACCAGCGATGAAGCCGTTTATAATGCACTGAAAGATGTAGCGCccgaaattatttattttgtgaaACAGAAACTTGCAGAAGAGCAACCACGTGATGACTACAAAGAGTTTTTGCAATTGACGCTCATTTTTTTGGGAGATAAAACAAATGTGAGTTTTAGGGCCCCCGGTGCATATCATTTAGCGAGATGGATGGCTAAAGCgatttattgtttaaaactttttttatttcgcGATCAAATGAAAATGAGAAAGGATAATTCCAAACTGAATGCAGAAATTTGCGTTTTCGTTGTATACTGTTATGTAGAGGCCTGGTTTTCAGCAACGAATACTACAGGAGCTCCCCtaaatgatatatattttttgagaaaattggttatatttaaaaatattaatgaaaacattgcaaccattgcaataacaaaatttttaaaccatttatggtATCTAAGTGAAGAGTGTGCTGCCATGGCAATATTTGACGATAGAATTGAGAGAGTTGAAAAAATTAGAATGGCTCAAAAAATTATGGAATGTGCAAGTAAAAACATAGAgactgtgaatgaaaaagaagaagaaaatgaagagaCAGAAGTCATTGAGAAAAAACTATCGTTGCAAATCCGAGATGTCCAAAATTTTGTTCAAAAAGATCTACCAACTGAATTATTGTCCGCCAATTCACTTCAGTTATTTAAACGATTCGGTATTTGTGTTGAATTTCTTCAGGACGATCCGCTGAATTGGGAAAACAGAGAGGATTATCGCACAGGAAAAAATATCATTTCAACCTTAAAATGTACAAATGATATTGCAGAAAGAGGAGTCAAGTTGATTGAGGATTACAATGAAAAAATGACGAAAAATGAACatcaaaaacaatttttgataCAG gtTGTTCAGGAGTACCGGAGAGAGTTCCCAGTCGCCACAAAAGGAGGCTTACTTAAATCCAAAATATGTATCTGA